The following are encoded together in the Lathyrus oleraceus cultivar Zhongwan6 chromosome 3, CAAS_Psat_ZW6_1.0, whole genome shotgun sequence genome:
- the LOC127128649 gene encoding malonyl-CoA:anthocyanidin 5-O-glucoside-6''-O-malonyltransferase, with amino-acid sequence MASNNIKIHKHFKVVPTSSTQITTPLTYFDIFWLRFHPVERVFFYTLPISQSHPSFFFQKLVPKFKSSLSLTLQHFLPLAGKIVWPSDSSIPFIQFNPNDKDDGVSLLIAESDLDFNHVIENSPQEASLSRSLIPYLESTDCFASVISIQITLFPKSGFSIGISTHHAVLDGKSSTTFIKAWAYLCNKMIKTEEESPTLLQELEPFFNRDIIKDTNELEVTLTNNWMEMMTKLFPNDKGNERCLKILPFEPKLKDCVRATFKLTREDLNKLNKRVLSTWEIFNKNESKPTNLSSFVLTCAYSLVCIAKAFQRVEKEKQKFSFAFTIDCRSRLEPPIPNNYFGNCVLGHFIDTQPLDFVKEDSLNLVSKSIYDIVKMIKEKGVFEGVNDVFAKYTCLASEGVEIFGVAGSNRFGVYETDFGWGRPEKVEIVSIDRGLTIGLADSKDGNGGIEVGLVLNEDVMDHFRNLFLEGLSID; translated from the coding sequence ATGGCTTCCAACAACATTAAaattcacaaacatttcaaaGTTGTTCCAACATCATCAACTCAAATAACAACGCCTCTCACTTACTTTGATATATTTTGGCTAAGGTTTCATCCAGTAGAACGTGTTTTCTTTTACACCCTCCCAATTTCACAATCACACCCCTCTTTCTTCTTCCAAAAGCTTGTTCCAAAGTTCAAATCTTCACTGTCTTTAACCCTACAACACTTTCTCCCTTTAGCTGGTAAGATCGTTTGGCCTTCGGATTCTTCAATACCATTCATCCAATTCAATCCCAATGATAAGGATGATGGAGTTTCATTGCTCATTGCAGAATCTGATTTGGATTTCAACCATGTCATTGAAAACTCACCACAAGAAGCTTCCTTGTCTCGTTCTCTTATACCCTATTTAGAATCTACTGATTGTTTCGCTTCTGTTATCTCCATTCAGATCACCCTTTTTCCAAAAAGTGGTTTTTCCATTGGTATCAGCACACACCATGCAGTTCTTGATGGAAAATCTTCAACAACGTTCATCAAAGCTTGGGCTTATCTATGCAACAAAATGATTAAAACCGAAGAAGAATCACCAACTTTGTTACAAGAGTTAGAGCCTTTCTTCAACAGAGATATCATCAAAGACACAAATGAACTCGAAGTTACACTAACAAATAATTGGATGGAGATGATGACCAAGTTGTTTCCAAATGATAAAGGAAATGAAAGATGCTTGAAGATTCTACCTTTTGAACCAAAACTCAAAGACTGTGTTCGTGCTACGTTCAAGCTCACGCGTGAAGATTTGAACAAGTTGAACAAAAGGGTGTTATCTACCTGGGAAATATTCAATAAAAATGAATCAAAGCCAACGAATTTATCATCGTTTGTTCTCACATGTGCTTATTCGCTTGTTTGTATTGCAAAAGCTTTTCAACGAGTTGAAAAGGAGAAACAGAAGTTTTCTTTTGCTTTCACTATAGATTGCAGATCAAGATTAGAACCACCAATACCAAATAACTATTTCGGAAACTGCGTATTAGGGCACTTCATTGATACACAACCATTGGATTTCGTAAAAGAAGATAGTTTGAATTTAGTTTCAAAAAGTATTTATGATATAGTAAAGATGATAAAAGAAAAGGGTGTTTTTGAAGGAGTTAATGATGTGTTTGCTAAATATACTTGTTTGGCAAGTGAAGGAGTTGAAATTTTTGGAGTGGCAGGGTCTAATAGATTTGGTGTTTATGAGACTGATTTTGGTTGGGGAAGGCCGGAAAAGGTGGAGATAGTATC